The Bradyrhizobium sp. LLZ17 genomic sequence AGCATCGAACTATGGTGCGGGCTCCCGCACCAGAGAATCTCGAGATTCCGGGTTCGGCTTTGCCGCCCCGGAATGACATAAACAAAAAGGCGGCCGCGTGCGCGGCCGCCTTTTTGCTATGCGAGCGAGCCTGAGCCGGGCGTGGACAGGCGTAATGTTATAATATAACATCCTTGAATGGTTCCCGCCGCGTCCCCGACCCATCATCACGACCATTCCCATGCCCACGGGCATTCGCATGGGCACGACCACAGCCACGCCCATGTCCATGACGCAGCCCAGCCGCATCCGGCCCAAGCCGCGCCCTGGTCGATCTTGCGCATGACGATGGCCGCGCGCCTGTCGGCCGCAATGGCCGTTTGCGTCGTGCTCTGGGGTGTCGTCTGGCTGGCAATGAGGTGATCATGGCGGCCGTGCACTTCCACAACGTGACACTTGGTTATGACCGGCACCCGGCCGTGCACCACCTCAGCGGCGAGGTCGCCTCCGGCGCGCTGGTTGCGGTGATCGGCCCGAACGGCGCCGGCAAGTCGACGCTGCTGCGCGGCATCGTCGGCATCCTCAGGCCGCTCGACGGCAGCATTCATCACGGCGGGCTTGATTCCGCGATATTGCCTATCTGCCGCAGAGCGCCGAGATCGACCGCAGCTTCCCGATCTCGGTGTTCGATTTCGTCGCCACCGGATTGTGGCGCGCGACCGGCCTGTTCGGCGGTATTGGCAAGGCCGCGCGCGACAAGATCCTGCGGGCGATCGGCGCCGTTGGGCTGAACGGTTTCGAGAACCGTCCCATCGGCACCCTCTCCGGCGGGCAGATGCAGCGGGTGCTGTTCGCGCGCGTGCTGCTCCAGGACGCTGCGCTGATCGTGCTCGACGAGCCCTTCAACGCCATCGACAGCAAGACCACGGCCGATCTGCTCGCGCTGGTGAAGCAATGGCATGGCGAGGGCCGTACCGTGCTGGCCGCGCTGCACGACATGGAGATGGTGCGCAATCATTTCAGCGAGACGCTGGTGCTGGCGCGCGGGCCTGTGGCGTGGGGCCCGACGGCGGAGGTGCTGACGCCGGAAAACCTGCTGGTTGCGATGCGGATGTGCGAGGCCTTCGACGACAGTGCCGCGGCCTGCGCGGCCGACGATGCCCGCTCGCGAGCGGCGTGATCACAGATGGTCTACGACGCGCTGATCGGTCCGTTCACTGAATTCGAGTTCATGCGGCGGGCGCTCGCGGCTGTCATCGCGCTGTCGCTCGCCGGTGCGCCGATCGGCGTGTTCCTGATGCTGCGGCGGATGAGCCTCGTCGGCGATGCCATGGCACACGCGATCCTGCCGGGAGCGGCGGTTGGCTTCCTGCTCTCCGGCCTCAACCTGTTCGCGATGACGGCGGGCGGCCTGATCGCGGGCTTTGCGGTCGCGATCCTCTCCGGTGTGGTCGCGCGCTCGACCGGGTTGAAGGAGGACGCGTCACTCGCGACCTTTTATCTGGCCTCGCTGGCGCTGGGCGTCAGCATCGTCTCGATCAAGGGCACCAATATCGACCTGCTGCACGTGCTGTTCGGCAACATCCTTGCCATGGACGACCAGACCCTGCTGATTGTCGCCTTCAACGCCACGATCACGCTGCTGGTGCTGGCCGTGATCTTTCGCCCGCTGGTGATCGAGAGCGTCGATCCCTTGTTTCTGCGCACCGTGAGCCGTGCCGGCGGACCTGCGCATCTCGTCTTCCTCGCACTGGTCGTGATCAACCTCGTCAACGGCTTTCAGGCGCTTGGCACTCTGCTCGCAGTCGGCCTGATGATCCTGCCGGCCGGCATCGCGCGGTTCTGGTCGCGCGATCTCACGGTGATGATCTGCATTGCCGTCATTGCCGCGGCTGTCTCTGGCTATGCCGGCCTCGTGCTGTCGTTCCAGACCCGCGTTCCGTCGGGCCCCGCGATCATCCTGATTGCGAGCGTGCTCTACATCGTCTCCGTCCTGTTCGGGCGCGTCGGCGGTATCGTCCGGCAGCTGTTTCCCGGCCGGCATCTGGAGGCGTGACGGCGATGCGGCGTGTTCTCGTTTGTGTGCTGTTGCTGATCGCCTCGCCGCTGCACGCCGCGGAGCGGCTCAACGTGGTCGCCAGCTTCTCGATTCTCGGCGATTTCGTCCGGAACGTCGGCGGCGACCGGGTCAACGTCACGACGCTGGTCGGCGCCGACAGCGATGTCCATGTGTACACGCCGACGCCATCCGATGCGAAGCGGATCGCCGACGCAAAGCTCGTCATCGTCAACGGGCTCGGGCTGGAGGGCTGGCTGCCGCGTCTGGTGCAGTCCTCCGGAGCTAAGGCGCAGGTAGTCACCGCGAGCGACGGTGTGGCGCCCCTGAAGCTCGGCTCGGCAGCCGATCCGCATGCCTGGCAGTCTGTCCCCAACGCCAGGATTTACGTGAGTGACATCGCCAATGCGCTCGCTGCGGCCGACCCGGACGATGCGGACTTCTTCCGCACCCAGGCAAAAGCCTACCTGGAAAAACTCGACACGCTCGACCGCGAGGTCCGCGACGCCGTGGCCAAGATTCCACCCGAGCGGCGCAGGGTGATCTCCACCCACAACGCCTTCGGCTATTTCGCTGCTGAATACGGCATCGCGTTCATTGCGCCGCTCGGGGTTTCCACCGAAACCGAGCCCAGCGCGCGGGATATCGCCGGCATCATCGGCCAGATCCGGACCCAAAAAATCCCGGCCGTTTTCCTGGAGAATATCAGCGACGACCGGCTGATCCGGCGGATCGCGGCCGAGACCGGGGCAAAGGTCGGCGGGACCCTGATTTCCGACGGTTTGACCGGCGAAAAGGGGCCTGCACCCACTTACATTGACATGGTCAGGCACAATATAAAGGCCCTGACCAGCGCGCTTGACCATTAGGGCAGGGGGCCACCCCGCCTCGCGTCGCGCGACAAGCCCTACGTCCGGAGTTGTTATGTCTGAAGCGACCTCCCAGAAAATCCCCGTGACCGTCCTGACCGGCTATCTCGGCGCCGGCAAGACCACGCTGCTCAACCGTATCCTGTCGGAAAACCACGGCAAGAAATACGCCGTCATCGTCAACGAGTTCGGCGAAATCGGTATCGACAACGACCTCATCATCGGCGCCGACGAGGAAGTGTTCGAAATGAACAACGGTTGCATCTGCTGCACCGTGCGCGGCGACCTCGTGCGCATCATGGAAGGGTTGATGAAGCGCAAAGGCAAGTTCGACGCCATCATCGTCGAGACCACGGGTCTTGCCGATCCCGCGCCGGTCGCCCAGACCTTCTTCGTCGATGAGGATGTGCAGAAGAACGCCCGCCTCGATGCGGTGGTCACGGTCGCGGACGCCAAATGGCTCTCCGACCGGCTCAAGGACGCGCCCGAAGCCAAGAACCAGATCGCTTTTGCCGACGTCATCGTGCTGAACAAGACCGATCTAGTGACAAAGCCCGAGCTCGCCGAGGTCGAGGCCCGCATCCGTGCGATCAACCCCTATGCCAAGCTGCACCGCACCGAGCGTTGCTCGGTGGCGCTGGCCGACGTGCTCGATCGTGGCGCGTTCGACCTCGATCGCATCCTCGACATCGAACCTGACTT encodes the following:
- a CDS encoding GTP-binding protein gives rise to the protein MSEATSQKIPVTVLTGYLGAGKTTLLNRILSENHGKKYAVIVNEFGEIGIDNDLIIGADEEVFEMNNGCICCTVRGDLVRIMEGLMKRKGKFDAIIVETTGLADPAPVAQTFFVDEDVQKNARLDAVVTVADAKWLSDRLKDAPEAKNQIAFADVIVLNKTDLVTKPELAEVEARIRAINPYAKLHRTERCSVALADVLDRGAFDLDRILDIEPDFLEVDDHDHDHHHRHDHHHDHDHGHGLKHYHDEDMQSLSLKTDKPLDPNVFMPWLQNLVQVEGGKILRSKGILAFHDDDDRYVFQGVHMMLEGDHQRKWKDGEPRQSRLVFIGRELPEELIRTGFESCIVS
- a CDS encoding metal ABC transporter solute-binding protein, Zn/Mn family, which produces MRRVLVCVLLLIASPLHAAERLNVVASFSILGDFVRNVGGDRVNVTTLVGADSDVHVYTPTPSDAKRIADAKLVIVNGLGLEGWLPRLVQSSGAKAQVVTASDGVAPLKLGSAADPHAWQSVPNARIYVSDIANALAAADPDDADFFRTQAKAYLEKLDTLDREVRDAVAKIPPERRRVISTHNAFGYFAAEYGIAFIAPLGVSTETEPSARDIAGIIGQIRTQKIPAVFLENISDDRLIRRIAAETGAKVGGTLISDGLTGEKGPAPTYIDMVRHNIKALTSALDH
- a CDS encoding metal ABC transporter permease, which translates into the protein MVYDALIGPFTEFEFMRRALAAVIALSLAGAPIGVFLMLRRMSLVGDAMAHAILPGAAVGFLLSGLNLFAMTAGGLIAGFAVAILSGVVARSTGLKEDASLATFYLASLALGVSIVSIKGTNIDLLHVLFGNILAMDDQTLLIVAFNATITLLVLAVIFRPLVIESVDPLFLRTVSRAGGPAHLVFLALVVINLVNGFQALGTLLAVGLMILPAGIARFWSRDLTVMICIAVIAAAVSGYAGLVLSFQTRVPSGPAIILIASVLYIVSVLFGRVGGIVRQLFPGRHLEA